One Drechmeria coniospora strain ARSEF 6962 chromosome 01, whole genome shotgun sequence genomic region harbors:
- a CDS encoding F-box domain-containing protein produces MTALTSLPPEILHHIFRWLCPRDLLLLPRVCRLFYGNVRGNVKLHRDVYLLTYDAPADAQPDWETALDDLTKLEAICHRDTAAEKVVPCHRCLSLVDAYLPCPLRQVAELDFVSRTVNRLLRHASSQGQTTDNSYTHCESRNASFLAELFADQSTCEAFLQRSSLFERVRNEHHLPKLRGSTPAFHHQQSAKLHCLYGKPILNIGRLRSTRTYPYAVSKVYDLRQYTDRTRWGPFMDDATDRVDWERVEAILIVLGYNITMRRLTKLFADVWDTPFSGSWPKSYMPAPRAPLPPLDAEDPFGVTGTWYRIVCFLDYNDFFHFNFPVNDDVLDDTPRPAFNVGEATRLIIMRTHITAIEPPGPEDGQGMPVVRFVGASRSLDDSWDDNASSDLREFTSKGTVRLTKEGEVRWTTVSIFHGEERWRSEGVQIGGVQSARGVVGHWFDKDYDPQGPVGPTAFWKAGDAEGTTDTIQGLLSSDFLLTYSAIASMDDSDPEAEMDYEDDELDDELDMDDELDMEPISNELPGLLMDAEREVADMVQQADHSDGWS; encoded by the exons ATGACGGCATTGACGTCGCTTCCGCCCGAGATCCTTCATCACATCTTCCGCTGGCTCTGCCCGCGTGATCTTCTCCTGCTACCCCGCGTTTGCCGCCTGTTCTACGGAAACGTTCGAGGAAACGTAAAGCTCCATCGCGATGTGTATCTGCTCACCTAC GATGCACCGGCCGATGCCCAGCCGGACTGGGAGAcggccctcgacgacctgaCCAAGCTCGAGGCGATTTGCCACCGCGACACGGCGGCAGAAAAGGTAGTTCCGTGCCATCGTTGCctctcgctcgtcgacgcttACTTGCCCTGCCCGCTCCGTCAGGTGGCCGAACTCGACTTCGTATCGCGAACCGTCAACCGCCTGCTCCGGCACGCCTCCTCCCAGGGGCAAACGACGGACAACTCGTACACGCACTGCGAATCCCGCAACGCgagcttcctcgccgagctcttTGCCGATCAAAGCACGTGCGAAGCCTTCCTCCAGCGCTCCTCTCTCTTCGAACGGGTCCGGAACGAGCACCACCTGCCCAAGCTGCGCGGGTCGACGCCCGCCTTCCACCACCAGCAGAGCGCCAAGCTTCACTGCCTCTACGGCAAACCCATCCTCAACATCGGCCGCCTCCGGTCGACGCGAACCTATCCCTACGCCGTCTCCAAGGTTTACGACCTGCGACAGTACACGGACCGGACGAGGTGGGGTCCCTTCATGGACGACGCCACCGATCGCGTCGACTGGGAGAGGGTCGAGGCCATCCTCATCGTCCTGGGATACAACATCACCATGAGGCGTCTGACGAAGCTCTTCGCCGACGTGTGGGACACTCCATTCTCCGGCTCGTGGCCCAAGAGCTacatgccggcgccgagagcGCCTCTCCCGCccctcgatgccgaggatCCCTTTGGCGTCACGGGCACCTGGTATCGC ATCGTCTGCTTCCTCGACTACAACGACTTCTTCCACTTCAACTTTCccgtcaacgacgacgtgctcgacgacacgccgaggccggccttcaacgtcggcgaggcgacgcGCCTCATCATCATGAGGACGCACATCACGGCCATCGAGCCGCCGGGCCCCGAGGACGGGCAAGGGATGCCGGTGGTgcgcttcgtcggcgcctccCGATCCCTCGACGATTCCTGGGACGACAATGCCAGTTCCGACCTCCGAG AATTCACATCCAAAGGCACCGTGCGTCTGACCAAGGAAGGCGAGGTGAGGTGGACGACGGTTTCCATCTTCCACGGCGAGGAACGGTGGAGAAGCGAGGGCGTCCAGATCGGCGGCGTCCAATCGGCGCGGGGTGTCGTCGGACACTGGTTCGACAA GGATTACGATCCGCAAGGTCCCGTCGGCCCGACGGCATTCTGgaaggccggcgacgccgagggcacCACCGACACGATACAGGGCCTGCTGTCGAGCGACTTCCTGCTGACGTACAGCGCCATCGCGTCCATGGACGATTCCGaccccgaggccgagatggactacgaagacgacgagctcgacgacgagctcgacatggacgacgagctcgacatgGAACCCATCTCCAACGAGTTGCCGGGGCTGCTCATGGATGCCGAGCGCGAGGTGGCCGACATGGTGCAGCAGGCAGACCATTCGGACGGCTGGAGCTAA
- a CDS encoding mitochondrial DnaJ chaperone, which yields MSGWNPGNGKAEEGEKSRAISASIDSYNVKTKRQEFESDPDTSTALQALEACAVPDEFHCITMNSSLLTKAAAPVRALAQCKFASHSKVRKCVGNGAFVHTTASFQASIPRRRPASTRRHTIPSERRSFHATNSLAQKDPYNALGVSKSATAAEIKKAYYGLAKKYHPDTNKDATAKDKFADIQSAYEILSDPKKKEQFDQFGTAGFDPSGGGAPGGDPFGGAGGPFGGFGAQGGFGGGINFEDIFSAFTGQQGPFGGRRGGRANPFQQEILVGENIEVQASITFMEAAKGTSKTISITPQVACGTCTGSGLKAGTQKSPCKACNGTGTRLHFMQGGFQMASTCGTCDGTGSTIPKGSECRTCSGNGVVRERRTITVDIPAGIEDGMRLRVDGAGDAPPTGRTAESNARVQRGDLYVFVRVAKDPRFTREGSNILYTASIPLTTALLGGQVSIPTLDGAVNVKVATGTNTGDKITMSGMGMKRLGSRRGGSGDLRVEFKVNMPKYLSANQRTIVEMLADEMDDKSARRVMNVSSKGSSVDPSSQGSHKDEGFLKSMWHNLTNHPAHQQDAESQSSTGADQEKRDKPSGDAKKSDPASS from the exons ATGAGTGGCTGGAACCCGGGCAATGGAAAGGCGGAGGAAGGC GAAAAGTCCAGAGCCATCTCGGCCTCCATCGACAGTTATAACGTCAAAACCAAGCGGCAAGAATTTGAATCAGACCCAGACACCTCGACTGCCTTGCAAGCTCTCGAGGCCTGCGCTGTACCAGATGAATTCCATTGCATCACAATGAACTCCAGCCTTCTCACCAAGGCTGCCGCCCCAGTGCGGGCTCTTGCGCAGTGCAAGTTCGCCAGCCATTCCAAGGTCCGAAAATgcgtcggcaacggcgccTTCGTCCATACGACCGCTTCTTTTCAAGCTTCTATCCCAAGGCGCCGACCGGCCAGCACCAGACGGCACACGATTCCGTCGGAGCGACGG TCATTCCATGCCACCAATTCACTCGCTCAGAAAGACCCGTACAATGCCCTCGGCGTGAGCAAAAGCGCAACGGCCGCCGAGATCAAAAAGGCTTACTACGGCCTGGCCAAAAAGTACCACCCCGACACCAACAAGGACGCGACCGCCAAGGACAAGTTCGCCGATATCCAGTCTGCCTACGAGATTCTCTCGGACccgaagaagaaggagcagTTTGACCAGTTTGGCACCGCCGGTTTCGATCCCAGCGGAGGCGGTGCGCCCGGTGGCGATCCctttggcggcgccggcggccccTTTGGCGGCTTCGGTGCTCAGGGTGGATTTGGAGGGGGCATCAACTTCGAAGACATCTTCTCCGCCTTCACCGGTCAGCAGGGGCCCTTCGGGGGGCGTCGGGGCGGACGGGCGAATCCGTTTCAGCAGGAAATTCTCGTGGGCGAAAATATCGAGGTACAAGCCAGCATCACCTTCATGGAGGCCGCCAAGGGCACGAGCAAGACCATCTCCATCACCCCCCAGGTCGCCTGTGGAACCTGCACAGGGAGCGGCTTGAAGGCGGGCACCCAAAAGTCGCCCTGCAAGGCATGCAACGGTACAGGCACCAGGCTGCACTTCATGCAGGGTGGTTTCCAGATGGCCTCGACTTGCGGCACGTGCGACGGAACCGGCTCCACCATCCCCAAGGGTTCGGAGTGTCGCACATGTTCCGGCAACGGTGTCGTCAGGGAGCGAAGGACCATAACCGTCGATATTCCGGCAGGCATCGAGGATGGCATGCGATtgcgagtcgacggcgccggtgaCGCCCCTCCCACAGGTCGCACGGCGGAGAGCAACGCCAGGGTCCAGCGCGGCGATCTTTACGTCTTTGTTCGCGTCGCCAAGGACCCCAGGTTCACCAGAGAGGGCTCCAACATCCTGTACACAGCCAGCATTCCCTTGACGaccgccctcctcggcggccaggtCTCCATCCCCACCCTGGACGGGGCCGTCAACGTCAAGGTTGCCACCGGCACGAACACGGGCGACAAGATAACCATGTCAGGAATGGGCATGAAGAGACTTGGTTCCCGAAGGGGCGGCTCCGGCGATCTGAGGGTCGAATTCAAGGTCAATATGCCAAAGTACCTGAGCGCGAATCAGCGGACCATTGTTGAGATGCTAGCCGACGAAATGGACGACAAGAGCGCCAGGCGGGTCATGAACGTCTCGTCAAAGGG TTCCAGCGTGGACCCATCCAGCCAAGGCTCGCACAAGGACGAGGGATTCCTCAAGTCCATGTGGCATAACCTGACAAACCACCCTGCGCATCAACAAGACGCCGAGAGTCAATCCAGCACCGGTGCAGACCAAGAGAAGCGGGACAAGCCCAGTGGTGACGCCAAGAAATCCGACCCTGCTTCCAGCTGA
- a CDS encoding thioesterase family protein — protein MGGDSSDPESRRTAEGKIREWLELTRSEDGHYKAGDWMATLVPFLDVDSASAAFPHPSVTFTYTVQPDHCNRLGNLHGGAAATLFDFCTTMPLAIINRPGFWQYLGVSRSLNVTYLRPVPAGEEVLIECQIVQVGKKLASLRGVMMRKRDGLLLCMCDHGKVNVDPDANL, from the exons ATGGGAGGCGATTCCTCAGATCCCGAAAGCCGGCGCACGGCCGAGGGAAAGATTAGGGAATGGCTCGAGCTCACGCGGAGCGAAGACGGCCATTACAAGGCAGGT GACTGGATGGCCACCCTCGTGCCCTTCCTCGACGTTGACTCGGCGAGCGCCGCATTCCCCCATCCCTCCGTCACCTTCACCTACACGGTCCAGCCGGACCACTGCAACCGCCTGGGCAATCTCCACGGTGGCGCGGCCGCCACTCTCTTCGACTTCTGCACAACCATGCCGCTTGCCATCATCAACCGGCCTGGCTTCTGGCAGTATCTCGGCGTCAGCCGCTCCCTCAACGTCACCTACCTGCGGCCCGtgcccgccggcgaggaggtccTCATCGAGTGCCAAATCGTTCAGGTCGGCAAGAAGCTCGCCTCCCTGCGCGGCGTCATGATGAGGAAGCGCGACGGTCTGCTGCTGTGCATGTGTGACCACGGAAAGGTGAATGTCGACCCGGACGCAAACTTATAG
- a CDS encoding DnaJ domain-containing protein: MAVEDSIDDRDALNALELEAKEFDKDAEIDRILKAFRLDAYAILDLQPGVPESDIKITYRKKSLLIHPDKTKNPQAPEAFDRLKKAQTELMDEKKRAILDEAIADARMLLIRQYKWTVDSEELKTDDFAKKWREKAKEVLIDNEHRRRRQMKAQMQEEGREQRKADTEVEERKRKRQHDQDWEATRDQRISSWRSFQKGKTGDSEKKKKKKLKPIG, encoded by the exons ATGGCGGTAGAGGACTCCATCGACGATCGAGATGCCTTGAATGCCCTCGAGCTGGAGGCGAAGGAGTTCGACAAG GACGCCGAGATTGATCGAATCCTGAAAGCCTTCCGCCTCGATGC TTATGCGATCCTCGATCTTCAGCCCGGAGTGCCCGAATCCGACATCAAAATCACTTATCGCAAAAAGTCGCTTCTGATCCATCCCGACAAGACAAAAAACCCACAGGCACCCGAGGCCTTTGACCGGCTCAAAAAGGCGCAGACGGAGCTCATGGACGAGAAGAAACGCGCGATCCTGGACGAAGCCATTGCCGACGCGCGCATGCTCCTCATTCGCCAGTACAAGTGGACTGTCGATAGTGAGGAGCTCAAAACGGACGACTTTGCCAAGAAGTGGCGcgagaaggccaaggaggtTCTCATCGATAACGAacaccgccgtcgtcggcagatGAAGGCCCAAATGCAGGAGGAGGGTCGCGAGCAGCGCAAGGCGGATACCGAGGTAGAGGAACGCAAGCGCAAGAGGCAGCACGACCAGGACTGGGAGGCGACAAGAGATCAACGCATCTCCAGCTGGAGGTCGTTCCAGAAGGGCAAGACGGGTGATTCGgaaaagaagaagaaaaagaagCTGAAGCCAATTGGCTGA
- a CDS encoding putative choline dehydrogenase protein produces MMRAIIAIATLFVPFLAHPSLALAGSNPAAHDDDPESFDFIVVGSGPGGGPLAVNLAEAGYSVLLLEAGRNRTDKVSQQIPAYFGAAQFDEEQVWSFYVKHYTNETQAARDSKMVWTKPDGAYYVGKTPPRGSRQLGIWYPRAGTFGGCDTHNGGVTVYPSEWDWDNIANVTGDDSWRHRPMRRYFEKMERNLVTPSATPGHGYVGYQPVRLGDRSNFEKDPQMVAVAQGTSAAFGFDERSRSSDWDVLLHRDSNGAVEGRDFQNDAYQISFKMDERGRRYSAANRVSDAVGRRLPLTVRFDSLVTKIVVDRHRRATGVEYLEGEMLYGADPRTQRRNATRRAGVPRAAAAKHEVIVAGGTFNTPQMLMLSGIGPGEHLRQLGIPVIADLPGVGRNLQDHYEVPVIQEFPRNFTLFDGCDETAEGSLPCFERWAANGTGPYATLGFTHVALVTSSVAPRRERDLILYGSPDAIRGHLPPYTNFSDFKTGSNKFALTVSESHSRNRAGRVTLASADARDMPDINFEYFADGGDDDIQGLVDGVTFARRIFDSVPGSKVGNREWFPGRTVSSPESLRQYVKDEAYGHHPTGTASIGRDGDPMAVLDSRFRVRGIRGLRVVDASVFPVVPGTFPLIAVFMISEKASEVILHDAKQQCA; encoded by the coding sequence ATGATGcgcgccatcatcgccatcgccaccctCTTCGTGCCCTTCCTTGCCCACCCGTCgcttgccctcgccggctcCAACCCGGCGGCACACGACGATGATCCCGAAAGCTTCgacttcatcgtcgtcggctccggcccCGGCGGCGGTCCGCTCGCCGtcaacctcgccgaggccggctaTTCCGTCTTGCTCCTCGAGGCAGGTCGCAACCGCACGGACAAGGTGTCGCAGCAGATACCGGCCTACTTTGGCGCCGCGCAGTTTGACGAGGAGCAAGTCTGGTCCTTCTACGTCAAACACTACACCAACGAGAcccaggcggcgagggacaGCAAGATGGTGTGGACGAAGCCCGACGGCGCGTACTACGTCGGCAAGACACCCCCGAGAGGATCCCGCCAGCTCGGCATCTGGTACCCTCGGGCCGGCACCTTTGGAGGCTGCGACACCCACAACGGCGGCGTCACCGTATACCCGTCCGAGTGGGACTGGGACAACATCGCCAACGTGACGGGCGACGACAGCTGGCGCCACCGTCCCATGCGAAGGTACTTTGAGAAGATGGAGAGGAACCTCgtcacgccgtcggccaccCCCGGACACGGATACGTCGGATACCAGCCCGTCCGGCTCGGGGACAGGTCAAACTTCGAAAAGGACCCTCAGatggtcgccgtcgcgcagGGGACGTCGGCCGCGTTCGGATTCGACGAGCGAAGCAGGAGCAGTGACTGGGACGTCCTTCTCCACAGGGACTCCaatggcgccgtcgaggggcgTGATTTCCAAAACGATGCCTACCAGATCTCCTTCAAGATGGACGAGCGCGGCCGGCGATACAGCGCGGCAAACAGGGTcagcgacgccgtcggcaggcgCCTGCCCCTCACCGTCCGATTCGACAGCCTCGTCACCaagatcgtcgtcgaccgacACCGCCGCGCCACGGGCGTCGAGTACCTCGAAGGCGAGATGCTCTACGGCGCAGACCCGCGCACGCAGAGGAGAAACGCGACTCGCCGTGCGGGCGTGCCCAGGGCAGCCGCGGCCAAGCACGaagtcatcgtcgccggcggcaccttCAACACGCCGCAGATGCTCATGCTCAGCGGCATCGGACCGGGCGAGCACCTCCGACAGTTGGGCAtccccgtcatcgccgacctGCCCGGTGTCGGCAGGAACCTTCAGGACCACTACGAAGTGCCCGTCATCCAGGAGTTCCCCCGCAACTTCACCCTCTTCGACGGCtgcgacgagacggccgagggctcCTTGCCTTGCTTCGAGCGCTGGGCGGCCAACGGGACGGGGCCGTACGCGACCCTCGGCTTCACccacgtcgccctcgtcacgTCGAGCGTCGCGCCCCGTCGAGAGCGGGACTTGATCCTCTACGGGTCGCCCGATGCCATCCGCGGCCACCTGCCGCCCTACACAAACTTCTCCGACTTCAAGACGGGCTCCAACAAGTTTGCCTTGACCGTCTCCGAGTCGCACTCGCGCAACCGGGCGGGGCGCGTCACCCTCGCATCGGCCGATGCTCGCGACATGCCCGACATCAATTTCGAGTActttgccgacggcggcgacgacgacatccaGGGcttggtcgacggcgtcaccTTTGCTCGTCGCATCTTCGACTCCGTGCCAGGGTCAAAGGTGGGCAACCGGGAATGGTTCCCCGGCCGGACCGTGAGCTCGCCCGAGAGCCTCAGGCAGTACGTCAAGGATGAGGCCTACGGCCATCACCCGACGGGAACGGCGTCGATTGGACGGGACGGCGATCCCATGGCTGTGCTCGATTCCCGCTTCCGCGTTCGGGGCATCAGGGGACTGCGCGTTGTCGACGCCTCCGTCTTTCCCGTCGTGCCGGGTACCTTTCCGCTGATTGCTGTCTTCATGATCAGCGAGAAGGCGAGCGAAGTCATTCTGCACGATGCCAAGCAACAGTGCGCTTAG
- a CDS encoding ATP-dependent RNA helicase dbp10 → MPRREASPAPSEPELDILGSLYPGGDDNGGPDFSANKDLDFGDILDAPRLEDDGDEAFIALQQAAANRKTTNLKGRTVKKGGGFQAMGLNANLLKAITRKGFSVPTPIQRKTIPLVLDRKDVVGMARTGSGKTAAFVIPMIEKLRAHSARFGSRALILSPSRELAIQTLKVVKEFSRGTDLKAVLLVGGDSLEEQFGSMSSNPDIVIATPGRFLHLKVEMNLDLSSIKYVVFDEADRLFEMGFAAQLTEILHALPPSRQTLLFSATLPESLYEFARAGLQDPELVRLDVETKVSPDLESAFFSVKGAEKEGSLLHILHDVIKVPIGSPMEGQQDAEKGSKKRKRGPDSAGGKPTEYSTIIFTATKHHVEYLANLLQHAGFAVSYVYGALDQLARRIQVEDFRGGKTHILVVTDVAARGIDIPILANVINFDFPPQPKVFVHRVGRTARAGKRGWSYSLVKDVDAPYLLDLQLFLGRGLSVGQEGPEPSFATDVVVGALKRDSVESYVEWMNKTLGDSEDIDALRKVAAKAEKLYMKTRNSASSQSAKRSREIVASDAWMQLHRLFGQDVDGTERARAAMLARISGYKPSETIFEVGHADKSTSEAAEVMKHIRKRITPRNRQVKADEEEKRMEESGGMHDGEDIMVDANESADEDDDDEMEVTVSNTGRKSKNETNWQDPELFMSYTPRNTNAAEERGYGVHSGGGSNFVEAARDATMDLTNDDSAKSFGMPSRQKMRWDKKSKNYVSRDNDDDGSKGAKMVVGESGVKIAASFKSGRFDKWRRAQRLGRLPQIGEAERPGASRGIPSGQRYKHNQEKAPREADKYRDDFHVRKKRVAEAREKRMGRFRDGMGSKKELKGMDDMRKGREEKEKKMAKNARPARKK, encoded by the exons ATGCCCCGACGAGAAGCTTCTCCCGCTCCATCGGAGCCGGAGCTTGATATCCTGGGTTCTCTGTACCCCGGGGGAGATGACAATGGCGGCCCTGATTTTTCCGCAAACAAGGATTTGGATTTTGGTGATATTCTCGATGCTCCTCGGCTGGAGGACGATGGGGATGAGGCCTTTATCGCCCTGCAGCAAGCGGCGGCCAACCGAAAGACCACCAACCTGAAAGGTCGGACGGTGAAGAAGGGGGGCGGCTTTCAGGCCATGG GACTCAACGCGAACTTGCTCAAAGCCATCACGCGAAAAGGGTTTTCGGTTCCGACACCTATCCAAAGAAAAACCATACCTTTGGTCCTTGACAGAAAAGATGTCGTAGGCATGGCCAGAACGGGTTCCGGAAAGACGGCAGCATTTGTCATTCCGATGATTGAGAAGCTGCGAGCCCACAGTGCTCGATTCGGCAGCCGAGCCCTCATCCTATCTCCCTCTCGAGAACTAGCGATCCAAACGCTCAAGGTTGTAAAGGAGTTTTCTCGAGGAACCGACCTCAAAGCGGTGCTCCTTGTGGGTGGTGACAGCTTGGAGGAGCAGTTCGGATCCATGTCTTCGAACCCcgacatcgtcatcgccacaCCTGGTCGGTTTCTGCATCTCAAGGTTGAGATGAACTTGGATCTCTCATCAATCAAATATGTCGTCTTTGACGAAGCAGATCGACTCTTTGAAATGGGATTTGCCGCGCAGCTGACCGAAATCCTACACGCCCTACCGCCGTCGAGACAGACGCTCCTGTTCTCCGCCACCCTCCCCGAGTCGTTGTACGAGTTTGCGCGCGCCGGTCTTCAAGATCCTGAGCTTGTTCGCCTAGACGTCGAGACCAAGGTGTCCCCCGACTTGGAGAGTGCTTTCTTTTCCGTCAAGGGTGCTGAGAAAGAAGGCTCCCTGCTACATATCCTACACGACGTCATCAAGGTCCCCATTGGCTCTCCGATGGAAGGCCAACAGGACGCTGAAAAGGGGTCAAAGAAACGGAAACGCGGACCTGACTCTGCCGGCGGAAagcctacggagtactctaccATCATCTTCACAGCTACGAAACACCACGTGGAGTACCTGGCCAACCTGTTGCAGCATGCCGGGTTTGCTGTGTCATATGTCTACGGTGCACTCGATCAACTTGCACGTCGCATCCAGGTTGAGGACTTCAGGGGAGGCAAGACGCATATCCTGGTCGTCACGGATGTTGCCGCAAGAGGTATCGACATCCCGATTCTGGCCAACGTCATCAACTTCGACTTTCCTCCCCAGCCCAAGGTATTTGTCCACCGCGTTGGTCGAACAGCTCGAGCGGGCAAAAGGGGCTGGAGTTATAGTCTCGTCAAGGATGTCGACGCACCCTACCTTCTCGATTTGCAATTGTTTCTGGGAAGGGGCTTGTCCGTCGGTCAAGAAGGTCCTGAACCCTCTTTCGCTACCGACGTTGTGGTAGGAGCTCTCAAGAGAGATTCTGTGGAATCTTATGTGGAGTGGATGAACAAGACGCTTGGTGATAGCGAAGACATCGACGCTCTGCGAAAGGTCGCCGCGAAGGCTGAGAAGCTGTACATGAAGACGCGAAACTCGGCCTCTAGCCAAAGCGCAAAGCGTTCCCGAGAGATTGTGGCCTCGGATGCATGGATGCAACTGCACCGTCTCTTTGGCCAAGATGTTGATGGTACCGAGCGCGCCCGTGCCGCCATGCTGGCGCGAATCAGTGGCTATAAACCTTCCGAAACGATTTTCGAGGTTGGCCATGCTGACAAGTCGACATCGGAAGCTGCAGAGGTTATGAAACACATTCGAAAGAGGATCACCCCGAGGAACAGGCAGGTCAAggccgatgaggaggagaagcGAATGGAAGAATCTGGCGGCATGCATGATGGAGAAGACATCATGGTGGATGCCAACGAATCAGCAGAtgaagacgatgacgacgagatggaaGTGACAGTCTCCAACACGGGCCGAAAAAGCAAGAACGAGACCAACTGGCAAGATCCGGAGCTGTTCATGTCATACACGCCGAGGAACACCAATGCTGCGGAAGAACGAGGCTACGGCGTGCACTCCGGTGGCGGTTCCAacttcgtcgaggccgctcgTGACGCCACGATGGATCTGACCAACGACGACTCCGCCAAGTCGTTTGGTATGCCCTCCCGACAAAAGATGCGCTGGGACAAAAAGTCCAAGAATTACGTGTCTCGCGAcaatgatgacgacggctccAAGGGCGCCAAGATGGTTgtcggcgagagcggcgtcAAGATAGCCGCCTCCTTCAAGAGCGGCCGTTTCGACAAGTGGAGGCGCGCCCAGCGACTTGGTCGCCTGCCGCAGATCGGCGAGGCGGAACGGCCAGGCGCTTCCAGGGGAATTCCTTCTGGTCAACGCTACAAGCACAACCAGGAGAAGGCGCCGAGGGAGGCGGACAAGTACAGAGACGACTTCCACGTGCGGAAAAAGCGAGTCGCCGAGGCGAGAGAGAAGCGCATGGGCAGGTTCCGGGATGGCATGGGCAGCAAGAAGGAACTAAAGGGCATGGACGATATGCGCAAAGGCAGagaggaaaaggaaaagaaGATGGCCAAGAACGCGAGGCCAGCGCGGAAGAAGTAA